From a single Osmerus mordax isolate fOsmMor3 chromosome 14, fOsmMor3.pri, whole genome shotgun sequence genomic region:
- the pmaip1 gene encoding phorbol-12-myristate-13-acetate-induced protein 1, translating to MTNTDLTTAIACAHQLRNIGDSLEWSVNWRYKLLEILMNSYKNLIKVK from the exons ATGACCAACACAG ATCTAACTACCGCTATTGCCTGTGCTCATCAGCTGCGTAACATCGGCGACAGCCTGGAGTGGTCGGTCAACTGGAGATACAAGCTGCTGGAGATACTAATGAATAGCTACAAGAACCTGATCAAAGTCAAGTGA